In one Halichondria panicea chromosome 4, odHalPani1.1, whole genome shotgun sequence genomic region, the following are encoded:
- the LOC135334509 gene encoding uncharacterized protein LOC135334509, producing MQKFRAAEKFVASVKLCYDSRHVVGPSASSIGLVKSTVYSGRKRVKNTSGPEVSPGTFQSQPLSKRCTGGLPGRRLAFTILQNDSLDGRPKDPARAPPCDLRQASVCGATQTQPDDLPNYLEAENCRSTTVKITVSSPSKPEAVTKEIRESFSKVARALAGGHPPSIARAVFSEPSLKVCIIEKVINILNDECAALCKKVNPPSLFRKFPIHKVDLFSWDRCVAFAISSKEPYESVAAIACRLPKTLPLALA from the exons ATGCAGAAATTTCGTGCTGCAGAGAAGTTTGTTGCCTCTGTGAAGCTTTGTTACGATAGTAGGCATGTTGTTGGTCCTAGTGCGTCTTCCATAGGCTTGGTTAAGTCCACAGTTTATAGTGGTCGGAAGAGGGTGAAAAACACAAGTGGGCCCGAAGTGTCACCAGGTACCTTCCAGTCCCAGCCCTTGTCGAAGCGGTGTACAGGTGGTTTGCCGGGAAGGAGGCTAGCCTTCACAATCT TACAGAATGACTCACTTGATGGCAGACCTAAGGATCCTGCGAGAGCACCACCTTGTGACTTGAGGCAGGCGTCTGTCTGTGGAGCCACCCAAACTCAACCAGATGACTTGCCTAATTACCTAG aAGCTGAAAATTGCAGAAGCACAACTGTGAAG ATAACTGTCAGCTCCCCTTCCAAGCCTGAAGCAGTAACCAAGGAGATCAGAGAGAGTTTCAGCAAGGTTGCACGAGCGCTGGCTGGTGGTCACCCTCCCTCTATCGCTAGGGCAGTGTTTTCAGAGCCATCCTTGAAAGTGTGCATCATTGAGAAGGTCATCAACATCCTCAACGATGAGTGTGCAGCTCTCTGTAAGAAAGTGAACCCTCCATCTCTGTTTCGCAAGTTCCCCATACACAAAGTTGACTTGTTCTCCTGGGACCGTTGCGTTGCTTTTGCCATATCTAGTAAGGAACCATACGAAAGTGTCGCTGCCATTGCATGTAGACTGCCTAAAACACTTCCACTTGCTTTGGCTTAA
- the LOC135334498 gene encoding involucrin-like isoform X2, with protein MATGQYNIRFSDEQARNSSYNSSYPTARPNPNGNQYRNFSVPLSQDQYNHPFPGIQPSNYSCSYATASTSPSGNKPVYKNYSVPQCQGQQAPNQTTQGRWINEGLPSQGIPGTEPFLVQDNYLENNHTGEHSMYSEECRPDSVSHEIEGIDHEQQLKPGLPSQGIPWTEPFLEQDNYLENNHTGEHSMHSEECRPDSVSHEIEIEGIDHEQQLKPGDYKEREGHSDLPALQQDPTIFSLKLAIIVEPREMITKHRSYHNEICGKEAVKRLRVFGDHHYLTRFSENRKCYILSVCTSDEDLQFEKIKHFQLKLSDQGIKIQEKKQFEDLEEMLKYYETSRLDTAFPRIGDCLTEDDYRARVREIREQQVQQQQVQEQEQRQQQAQLRQKKRQQQEKRQQRQQHEEKQEQIMAQLLQTLQQQQKVNDKPKTECTII; from the exons ATGGCAACAG GTCAGTACAATATTCGATTTTCCGACGAACAAGCCCGTAATAGTAGCTACAATAGCAGCTACCCAACAGCCAGGCCTAACCCAAATGGAAATCAGTACAGAAACTTTTCAGTGCCATTAAGCCAAG ATCAGTACAACCACCCATTTCCCGGCATACAACCATCAAACTACAGCTGCAGCTACGCAACAGCATCAACTAGCCCAAGTGGGAATAAGCCAGTGTACAAAAACTATTCAGTACCCCAATGCCAAG GCCAACAGGCTCCAAACCAGACAACACAAGGTCGATGGATAAACGAAG GACTACCCAGCCAGGGTATTCCTGGGACCGAGCCTTTTCTTGTGCAAGACAATTATTTGGAGAACAACCATACAGGAGAGCATAGCATGTACAGTGAAG AATGCCGACCAGATTCTGTATCACATGAAATTGAGGGAATTGACCATGAACAACAGCTAAAACCAG GACTACCTAGCCAGGGTATTCCTTGGACCGAGCCTTTCCTTGAGCAAGACAATTATTTGGAGAACAACCATACAGGAGAGCATAGCATGCACAGTGaag AATGCCGACCAGATTCTGTATCACATGAAATTGAAATTGAGGGAATTGACCATGAACAACAGCTAAAACCAG GAGACTACAAAGAAAGAGAGGGCCACTCTGACCTGCCTGCTCTACAACAGGATCCTACAATT TTTTCCCTAAAGCTGGCTATAATTGTGGAGCCCAGAGAGATGATAACTAAACACAGAAGTTACCACAATGAAATCTGTGGGAAGGAGGCAGTAAAAAGGCTCAGGGTTTTCGGCGATCACCACTACCTTACACGCTTCAGTGAAAATCGAAAGTGTTACATACTTTCTGTGTGCACCAGCGATGAAGACTTACAATTTGAAAAGATAAAGCATTTTCAACTGAAACTTTCTGATCAGGGAATCAAAATTCAAGAAAAGAAACAATTTGAAGACTTAGAAGAAATGCTTAAATACTATGAAACCAGCAGGCTCGACACAGCCTTCCCAAGAATTGGAGATTGTCTCACTGAGGATGACTACCGAGCAAGAGTCAGAGAGATACGTGAGCAGCAAGTACAACAACAACAAGTACAAGAACAAGAACAACGACAACAACAAGCACAGCTGCGGCAAAAAAAACGGCAACAACAAGAAAAACGGCAACAACGACAACAACATGAAGAAAAACAAGAGCAGATAATGGCGCAACTACTACAAACACTACAACAGCAACAAAAAGTGAATGATAAGCCCAAAACCGAATGCACAATAATATAG
- the LOC135334498 gene encoding involucrin-like isoform X3 encodes MATGQYNIRFSDEQARNSSYNSSYPTARPNPNGNQYRNFSVPLSQDQYNHPFPGIQPSNYSCSYATASTSPSGNKPVYKNYSVPQCQGQQAPNQTTQGRWINEGLPSQGIPWTEPFLEQDNYLENNHTGEHSMHSEECRPDSVSHEIEIEGIDHEQQLKPGLPSQGIPWTEPFLQQDNYLESYHTGEHSMHSEECRPDSVSHEIESHEQQLKSGDYKEREGHSDLPALQQDPTIFSLKLAIIVEPREMITKHRSYHNEICGKEAVKRLRVFGDHHYLTRFSENRKCYILSVCTSDEDLQFEKIKHFQLKLSDQGIKIQEKKQFEDLEEMLKYYETSRLDTAFPRIGDCLTEDDYRARVREIREQQVQQQQVQEQEQRQQQAQLRQKKRQQQEKRQQRQQHEEKQEQIMAQLLQTLQQQQKVNDKPKTECTII; translated from the exons ATGGCAACAG GTCAGTACAATATTCGATTTTCCGACGAACAAGCCCGTAATAGTAGCTACAATAGCAGCTACCCAACAGCCAGGCCTAACCCAAATGGAAATCAGTACAGAAACTTTTCAGTGCCATTAAGCCAAG ATCAGTACAACCACCCATTTCCCGGCATACAACCATCAAACTACAGCTGCAGCTACGCAACAGCATCAACTAGCCCAAGTGGGAATAAGCCAGTGTACAAAAACTATTCAGTACCCCAATGCCAAG GCCAACAGGCTCCAAACCAGACAACACAAGGTCGATGGATAAACGAAG GACTACCTAGCCAGGGTATTCCTTGGACCGAGCCTTTCCTTGAGCAAGACAATTATTTGGAGAACAACCATACAGGAGAGCATAGCATGCACAGTGaag AATGCCGACCAGATTCTGTATCACATGAAATTGAAATTGAGGGAATTGACCATGAACAACAGCTAAAACCAG GACTACCTAGCCAGGGTATTCCTTGGACCGAGCCTTTCCTTCAGCAAGACAATTATTTGGAGAGTTACCATACAGGAGAGCATAGTATGCACAGTGAAG AATGCCGCCCAGATTCTGTATCACATGAAATTGAAAGCCATGAACAACAGCTAAAATCAG GAGACTACAAAGAAAGAGAGGGCCACTCTGACCTGCCTGCTCTACAACAGGATCCTACAATT TTTTCCCTAAAGCTGGCTATAATTGTGGAGCCCAGAGAGATGATAACTAAACACAGAAGTTACCACAATGAAATCTGTGGGAAGGAGGCAGTAAAAAGGCTCAGGGTTTTCGGCGATCACCACTACCTTACACGCTTCAGTGAAAATCGAAAGTGTTACATACTTTCTGTGTGCACCAGCGATGAAGACTTACAATTTGAAAAGATAAAGCATTTTCAACTGAAACTTTCTGATCAGGGAATCAAAATTCAAGAAAAGAAACAATTTGAAGACTTAGAAGAAATGCTTAAATACTATGAAACCAGCAGGCTCGACACAGCCTTCCCAAGAATTGGAGATTGTCTCACTGAGGATGACTACCGAGCAAGAGTCAGAGAGATACGTGAGCAGCAAGTACAACAACAACAAGTACAAGAACAAGAACAACGACAACAACAAGCACAGCTGCGGCAAAAAAAACGGCAACAACAAGAAAAACGGCAACAACGACAACAACATGAAGAAAAACAAGAGCAGATAATGGCGCAACTACTACAAACACTACAACAGCAACAAAAAGTGAATGATAAGCCCAAAACCGAATGCACAATAATATAG
- the LOC135334498 gene encoding involucrin-like isoform X1, producing MATGQYNIRFSDEQARNSSYNSSYPTARPNPNGNQYRNFSVPLSQDQYNHPFPGIQPSNYSCSYATASTSPSGNKPVYKNYSVPQCQGQQAPNQTTQGRWINEGLPSQGIPGTEPFLVQDNYLENNHTGEHSMYSEECRPDSVSHEIEGIDHEQQLKPGLPSQGIPWTEPFLEQDNYLENNHTGEHSMHSEECRPDSVSHEIEIEGIDHEQQLKPGLPSQGIPWTEPFLQQDNYLESYHTGEHSMHSEECRPDSVSHEIESHEQQLKSGDYKEREGHSDLPALQQDPTIFSLKLAIIVEPREMITKHRSYHNEICGKEAVKRLRVFGDHHYLTRFSENRKCYILSVCTSDEDLQFEKIKHFQLKLSDQGIKIQEKKQFEDLEEMLKYYETSRLDTAFPRIGDCLTEDDYRARVREIREQQVQQQQVQEQEQRQQQAQLRQKKRQQQEKRQQRQQHEEKQEQIMAQLLQTLQQQQKVNDKPKTECTII from the exons ATGGCAACAG GTCAGTACAATATTCGATTTTCCGACGAACAAGCCCGTAATAGTAGCTACAATAGCAGCTACCCAACAGCCAGGCCTAACCCAAATGGAAATCAGTACAGAAACTTTTCAGTGCCATTAAGCCAAG ATCAGTACAACCACCCATTTCCCGGCATACAACCATCAAACTACAGCTGCAGCTACGCAACAGCATCAACTAGCCCAAGTGGGAATAAGCCAGTGTACAAAAACTATTCAGTACCCCAATGCCAAG GCCAACAGGCTCCAAACCAGACAACACAAGGTCGATGGATAAACGAAG GACTACCCAGCCAGGGTATTCCTGGGACCGAGCCTTTTCTTGTGCAAGACAATTATTTGGAGAACAACCATACAGGAGAGCATAGCATGTACAGTGAAG AATGCCGACCAGATTCTGTATCACATGAAATTGAGGGAATTGACCATGAACAACAGCTAAAACCAG GACTACCTAGCCAGGGTATTCCTTGGACCGAGCCTTTCCTTGAGCAAGACAATTATTTGGAGAACAACCATACAGGAGAGCATAGCATGCACAGTGaag AATGCCGACCAGATTCTGTATCACATGAAATTGAAATTGAGGGAATTGACCATGAACAACAGCTAAAACCAG GACTACCTAGCCAGGGTATTCCTTGGACCGAGCCTTTCCTTCAGCAAGACAATTATTTGGAGAGTTACCATACAGGAGAGCATAGTATGCACAGTGAAG AATGCCGCCCAGATTCTGTATCACATGAAATTGAAAGCCATGAACAACAGCTAAAATCAG GAGACTACAAAGAAAGAGAGGGCCACTCTGACCTGCCTGCTCTACAACAGGATCCTACAATT TTTTCCCTAAAGCTGGCTATAATTGTGGAGCCCAGAGAGATGATAACTAAACACAGAAGTTACCACAATGAAATCTGTGGGAAGGAGGCAGTAAAAAGGCTCAGGGTTTTCGGCGATCACCACTACCTTACACGCTTCAGTGAAAATCGAAAGTGTTACATACTTTCTGTGTGCACCAGCGATGAAGACTTACAATTTGAAAAGATAAAGCATTTTCAACTGAAACTTTCTGATCAGGGAATCAAAATTCAAGAAAAGAAACAATTTGAAGACTTAGAAGAAATGCTTAAATACTATGAAACCAGCAGGCTCGACACAGCCTTCCCAAGAATTGGAGATTGTCTCACTGAGGATGACTACCGAGCAAGAGTCAGAGAGATACGTGAGCAGCAAGTACAACAACAACAAGTACAAGAACAAGAACAACGACAACAACAAGCACAGCTGCGGCAAAAAAAACGGCAACAACAAGAAAAACGGCAACAACGACAACAACATGAAGAAAAACAAGAGCAGATAATGGCGCAACTACTACAAACACTACAACAGCAACAAAAAGTGAATGATAAGCCCAAAACCGAATGCACAATAATATAG